A single window of Rhipicephalus microplus isolate Deutch F79 chromosome 5, USDA_Rmic, whole genome shotgun sequence DNA harbors:
- the LOC142817218 gene encoding uncharacterized protein LOC142817218, which produces MSRATFNELLIAEVAKRPILWDVKSKHFRNKQKKMILWEEVAEILKEVDESVTADELQARWKNLKDTFRKKIKEEKKIKKSGAAAPSKTAYWPHIEQMTFLRDVLEPRWSISNMDASEETAVPTSLPVEPLDLPSQAFRNGSDVDNCPATRNPFELIFQEPSVPERVTTPPNPPPHHPPPCNPPPSNPPLSNLLQAASCPRESEEVSSTPQQRSKRQRKRELETVDDELNAVRNVIVAHKPMDTNGLFLLSLKPYLQSTPQEMLTDLKMDLLHICSTYSEGHRPLSLRSYDW; this is translated from the exons ATGTCTCGCGCTACTTTCAATGAGTTGTTGATTGCTGAAGTTGCTAAACGACCTATTCTTTGGGACGTAAAGAGTAAACATTTCCGGAATAAGCAGAAGAAGATGATCCTCTGGGAAGAAGTTGCCGAGATTCTTAAAGAAGTCGATGAATCCG TGACAGCAGACGAACTTCAAGCACGTTGGAAGAACCTCAAGGACACattcaggaaaaaaataaaagaagagaaaaaaatcaaaaagaGCGGTGCTGCAGCTCCATCGAAGACAGCATATTGGCCGCACATTGAACAGATGACTTTCCTCAGAGACGTATTGGAACCTAGGTG GAGCATCAGTAACATGGATGCCAGCGAGGAAACAGCGGTTCCAACATCCTTGCCTGTGGAGCCACTCGACCTCCCATCGCAAGCTTTCCGGAATGGTTCAGATGTTGATAACTGCCCCGCCACAAGAAATCCATTTGAACTTATATTCCAAGAACCTAGCGTACCAGAACGGGTTACAACACCACCTAATCCGCCACCCCACCATCCGCCTCCCTGCAATCCACCGCCTTCCAATCCACCACTTTCCAATCTATTGCAGGCTGCCAGCTGCCCAAGAGAAAGTGAGGAAGTTTCATCGACGCCACAACAAAGGTCAAAGCGGCAGCGAAAAAGAGAATTGGAAACTGTCGACGACGAACTGAACGCAGTGCGCAACGTCATTGTGGCTCACAAGCCGATGGACACTAACGGGTTATTTCTTTTGTCTTTGAAACCATACCTGCAAAGCACGCCACAAGAAATGCTCACAGATTTGAAGATGGATCTACTCCATATTTGCTCCACATATAGCGAGGGGCACCGTCCTCTTTCACTGCGTTCATACGATTGGTGA